A window of Quercus robur chromosome 12, dhQueRobu3.1, whole genome shotgun sequence genomic DNA:
ACGCTTTAACAACAACACCAAAAATTGTATAAACTTTTATTCTTACTTGTTCCATGCACTTCAGTATAAGCTTGCAATTTGAGGACTGCAAAAAACTTCAACTTCTTCAAGGGTAGCCTTAGTCTCATCTCCAAAAAGAGACTCTTTCCCATCTTCCCTTTTAGCATATGACAATCCTAGTCTAGATTTTGCTTGCCTCAGATCACCAATGCCTGAATTGGTGTCTGGCCCTGCAAAGCCACCCATAACCGGGGCTAGAGGAGGCCCAATGAGCAGCCCATCAGCCCCGAATTGGGGCCCACCCCGAGAATAATCAAAAAGGGCTGCACCACTGCCTCCTATCTTTGGTAGAATGATGGGTTCAATTTTCTCATTGTCTGCCCAATAGAATAGGAATGGATCAAAACTATCATAATAATCATCTGTGCTTCTATAACCTTCAGGGCTAAATGCACCAAACTTGAAGGACTTGTTTGTGTACCCAATTATCACACATGGTCCCTTAAAGTCACAAAAACTGTGGAAACTAGTCGCGCTAAATCCATCAATGGTGGCCTTGTAGCAGCATTTGAGGTCCCTCCCTGATCATAATCAATCAGAAATTTAGGTCACTGATTGTAGCTTATTAatacttcttttttaaataaaaaaaatttatagttcaaTAATCACAAAAGTAGGGGACTTGAACCCTAAAgttctttttaaaaaacatcaaaatgTTCTGGTTAAGCTATAGGACTCTTGACGTGtattaaatattttagttaTAAGACTCTTGACGTATACTAAACATTTTAGTTTACTTAGTTTTGTCCAAATATGTGTCAGAATTGAGAATTGTCATAGTTCatagtcttcttctttttggccAGATTTACTAATAGGGTTCAGAATACCTTTTCATACAAAACATATAGAATAAAACAAGGAACAACCCAAGACCATGTGATTTGATCAGTTTACTCTCTGATGCGCCACATGATTCCAAATCTTATCAAAATTCTATTCTAATCCTTATTAATCTGGGAAAGGACATAAGATTGAGGCTAATATTATGAAAACAGATGCACATTAATAGATTTTATCATgttctttttttgctaaacttaTCTATTATGTTCTTAGTAATGCATGTGCATAGcaattgtgagagagagagagagagagagagaaagagagtaccCCTTAGGAATGTTTTATCAaccaaagaaagagagaaaggaagatcgATATCATGGTACGTGGTCCGTGGCCtctcatcaaaatttttcttgcCTATGTTCCAGCCAAATAAGCTATATGGGCTTCTGTTCCTCCCATAACATATGGTGTTTGAGATGCAACAACAAGCCATCTATCTGTAGACTGTAGATGACTAATCCATTTACCTCACACTTTCCACATACGGTCCTCAAAAAACACATCATCAAATGCAATATCTTATCCTTAAACCTTGTCCACCCATTAAGGACACGTGTCACTTTGCTATTGGCTAGATCAAAGTGGTACCCTTGAGCCTAAAGGTCCCATGATGTTGCTAATCCAGTTAATAATGAAAATCTTGATGTTAAATGGGGCCTATGATTAGGCTAATAAGGCACAATACATTATTTTGACAGATTAAGTTTTTCAAATGACGCTTAGCACTGAATTGATTTTGTTCAAGCTTGACTTTGTTGTATCCATCAAGATTTTCCGAAAACCCAATCTCATAAGtgatttatttaagtttatagTGCTATATATGCTCCGGGTTAAAATTAAGCACACTTTAATTGTTCCCACGCCCAATATAATTCTATAGATGTTTTCCTAAGGAGGAGTATTGGACACCGGACACAAGTCGTGTATATTTtcctaaacaaaataaaaggtaCTTCTAGTTCTAgagcttttctttttattttcttctttaattaattaaaaatgataattatatatatatatatatatatatatatattttttttttttttttttaaatgaacaaTAGATTTAGGTCTTATAAGATTAACTTAATAAATTACCATTCAAttcaaaaagttttaaataGGAGGTAAAATTGAGacatatttttaactaaaattatgTGTGGGTTGAATTCAATAGGTTGAAGAATTTCAACCAAATTGCCATCAACCCACCAACCTTCAAAATGGCAAGTCAGTTGAAAATTTGGGTAATTTTGATTCAGTGGATTAAGTAGGTTAATTTTAGTTATGTGTTGTAAACTAACATTTAAactttattttaccatttttggataaatttttccataaatcaaaataaacacAGCTTAAGTTATGAgtattttctaactttttttccacaaaaataaagaaggtaTAACTACCATATTCATGTCACTATGTATGCTTACAAATATAGAGGAAAGTATCattcatttttcatattaaCATGTGTAATCTTgaaattaacacacacacatatatgagaaaaagacaaaagagcaATGAATATAAATATAGACAAATTGGGTTGGGTCTTGGTGCTCAACCTACCACCAAGCTTGTCCCTCCTCTTTAATAATCCAACTAGCATGAAAATCAATATCATATCCGTGTGGGTTGGTGCAAGACAAAATGGGTTGAACGCTTTGGGTGGATTGAACGGATTGATGCAAA
This region includes:
- the LOC126709698 gene encoding uncharacterized protein LOC126709698; translation: MACCCISNTICYGRNRSPYSLFGWNIGKKNFDERPRTTYHDIDLPFSLSLVDKTFLRGRDLKCCYKATIDGFSATSFHSFCDFKGPCVIIGYTNKSFKFGAFSPEGYRSTDDYYDSFDPFLFYWADNEKIEPIILPKIGGSGAALFDYSRGGPQFGADGLLIGPPLAPVMGGFAGPDTNSGIGDLRQAKSRLGLSYAKREDGKESLFGDETKATLEEVEVFCSPQIASLY